Proteins from a genomic interval of Thermoanaerobacterium thermosaccharolyticum DSM 571:
- the spoIID gene encoding stage II sporulation protein D, with protein sequence MKYIAYGVILIIFATLVLPTIIVIGFIPVRSSTVQHSSVKLIKDGKMADFKTAEVKTSNDYNTINVFVVDQNKEVKMNLEDYLVGVVAAEMPADFEMEALKAQAVAARTYALSKEISVGGKGCDLHPGSDVCTDYKHCQAWISDDVMRSRWGDKYNLYRDKIVKAVNDTKDLVIVYNDALIEPAYHAISGGETEDAKNVWQENLPYLKSVPSPGEEVAQKFKTTVTVSSDEFVNRIKSRAPKAKISTKNLLGYIKNIKRTEAGHVLSLNIGGIDFTGTDIQDLFQLNSTNFSFSMRGNNVVINVIGYGHGVGMSQYGANAMAKGGKNFEDILKHYYTGVEIMRIDDLLKIKSAKA encoded by the coding sequence ATGAAGTATATTGCGTACGGGGTAATTTTAATTATTTTTGCTACATTGGTGCTGCCTACAATAATCGTAATTGGTTTTATCCCAGTAAGAAGCAGTACTGTACAACATAGCAGTGTTAAGCTTATAAAAGATGGTAAGATGGCAGATTTCAAAACAGCAGAGGTTAAAACTTCTAATGACTACAATACGATAAATGTTTTTGTCGTGGATCAGAACAAAGAAGTCAAGATGAACTTGGAAGATTATCTTGTTGGCGTTGTGGCTGCAGAGATGCCTGCAGATTTTGAGATGGAAGCGCTGAAGGCACAAGCTGTGGCAGCAAGGACTTATGCACTTTCAAAGGAGATATCTGTGGGGGGAAAAGGTTGTGATCTTCACCCTGGTAGTGATGTTTGTACAGATTACAAGCATTGTCAGGCATGGATATCGGATGATGTCATGAGATCACGATGGGGTGATAAATATAATTTATATCGCGATAAAATAGTAAAAGCTGTAAATGACACAAAAGACCTTGTAATAGTGTACAATGACGCACTGATTGAACCTGCATATCACGCCATAAGTGGTGGTGAGACGGAAGATGCTAAAAATGTCTGGCAAGAAAACCTCCCGTATTTGAAAAGTGTTCCATCTCCTGGCGAGGAAGTGGCTCAGAAATTTAAGACGACTGTGACAGTATCATCTGATGAATTTGTAAACCGCATAAAAAGCAGAGCCCCAAAAGCTAAGATCAGTACTAAAAATCTTTTAGGGTACATAAAAAATATCAAGAGGACTGAGGCAGGACATGTCTTGTCCCTAAATATCGGTGGTATAGACTTTACTGGCACAGATATACAAGATCTATTTCAGCTAAATTCAACGAATTTTAGTTTTAGCATGAGAGGAAACAATGTGGTAATAAATGTGATAGGATATGGACATGGAGTAGGAATGAGCCAGTATGGCGCTAATGCAATGGCGAAAGGCGGTAAAAATTTTGAAGATATATTAAAACATTATTATACTGGTGTCGAAATAATGAGAATTGATGACCTTTTAAAAATTAAAAGTGCAAAAGCTTAA